In one window of Ruminococcus albus AD2013 DNA:
- a CDS encoding type I restriction endonuclease subunit R, whose protein sequence is MGFNLEQDFEDALINTLIRDKGWKDGVLNYPTEKDLLDNWAKIIYENNRIIDRLGDYPLTTGEMAQIMEQITALRSPLKLNGFINGGTIQIIRDNEADNHNFKKQISLDIFDRNTIASGRTHYQIARQPKFRSKNDIYPNRRGDFCLLINGMPVIHVELKRSGVPISEAQYQIQKYLHEGIFTGLFSLVQIFVTMNPEECTYFANPGSDDRFSKKFCFHWADNQNNPINDWNAIADRLLSIPMAHRLIGLYTIADQTDNALKVMRSYQYYAAEKIADRVTKMKWDDEKIHGGYVWHTTGSGKTMTSFKSAQLIANSKDADKVVFLMDRIELGTQSLREYRGFSDETDDVQSTENTEVLITKLKSEAVKDTLIVTSIQKMSRIKEADGVNTSDINTINKKRIVFIVDECHRSVFGEMLSAIKFTFPNAVFIGFSGTPILEINKKKNSTTADVFGNELEGTRYTVADGMRDGNVLGFDSIPQPTYKDNDLRKAVALEKAKATSEEEISEDENKQKIYYHWMEEVPMGEQLDDDGDRLESIEGQLTEAQYDRDEHREAVIKDILENWNSQSHFGKFHAILATSSISEAIKYYQLFKTKNSQLKITAVFDPSDNNSEGTIEKIDGIVEILTDYNNMFFDGAVAFRVSNYAAFKKDVCSRLAHKDPYLAIENNKTKCLDILIVVDQMLTGYDSKWLNTLYLDKYYKWSNIEMIIQAFSRTNRVFTDDKPHGIVRYYRRPYSMQNIIAYAFEQYSGTNTLGVFVQKLRPNLENMNIVFNEISELFKNAGIPDFSRLPDNTADKQQFSKLFRNLNKFLEPAKVQGFVWDKLEYEFENNYSVVLQFDETTYNILLMRYKELRRGGSGGSEDEAYDIDAYLMSLSTDKIDSAYMDSRFKKYVKLTIDGTDEETRREILNELHKSFASLTQEQQKYANILLKDIQNKEIIIDDSKSIMDYINDYQNRAKKKLIHEISENLGISEQALYYFMELHVTEENINAFNRFEELVQKADISRAKFYFESIEHTTLPERKVWPKLRKKLKEFILNDGVEIEANE, encoded by the coding sequence ATGGGATTTAATCTTGAACAGGATTTTGAAGACGCCCTGATAAATACTCTTATAAGAGATAAGGGCTGGAAAGATGGGGTTCTTAATTATCCAACTGAAAAAGACTTGCTCGATAACTGGGCAAAGATAATTTACGAGAATAATCGTATTATTGACAGACTTGGCGATTATCCGCTTACTACCGGTGAGATGGCTCAAATCATGGAGCAGATTACTGCGCTTCGTTCACCTTTAAAGCTTAATGGTTTTATTAATGGTGGTACGATTCAGATAATACGTGATAATGAAGCAGATAATCATAACTTTAAGAAGCAGATTTCTCTTGATATATTTGACAGAAATACTATTGCTTCTGGAAGAACCCACTATCAGATAGCAAGACAGCCAAAGTTCAGATCCAAAAATGATATATACCCTAATCGCAGAGGCGATTTTTGTCTGCTTATCAATGGTATGCCTGTTATTCACGTTGAGCTGAAAAGAAGTGGAGTTCCTATAAGCGAGGCACAGTATCAGATACAGAAGTATTTACACGAGGGTATATTTACCGGACTTTTTTCATTGGTTCAGATTTTTGTGACTATGAACCCTGAAGAATGTACGTACTTCGCAAATCCTGGAAGTGATGATAGATTCAGTAAAAAATTCTGTTTTCATTGGGCTGATAATCAGAATAATCCTATCAATGACTGGAATGCAATCGCTGACAGACTGCTGTCAATTCCTATGGCACATCGTCTTATTGGCCTTTATACTATTGCTGATCAGACTGATAACGCTTTGAAAGTAATGCGTAGCTATCAGTATTACGCTGCCGAGAAAATAGCAGACCGTGTAACTAAAATGAAGTGGGACGATGAAAAGATACATGGCGGTTATGTCTGGCATACCACAGGCAGTGGCAAAACTATGACCAGTTTCAAGTCTGCGCAGCTTATAGCAAATTCTAAAGATGCTGATAAAGTTGTTTTCCTTATGGACAGAATTGAACTTGGTACACAGTCGCTTCGTGAATACCGTGGATTCTCTGATGAAACAGATGATGTTCAGTCAACTGAGAATACTGAAGTACTTATTACCAAACTAAAAAGTGAGGCGGTAAAAGATACTCTTATTGTTACATCGATTCAGAAGATGAGCCGTATAAAAGAAGCTGATGGAGTAAACACAAGTGATATTAATACGATAAACAAAAAAAGAATAGTGTTCATAGTTGATGAGTGCCATAGAAGTGTTTTTGGAGAAATGCTGTCTGCTATCAAATTCACATTTCCGAATGCAGTATTTATAGGCTTTTCAGGTACACCTATTCTTGAAATCAACAAAAAGAAGAATTCTACTACTGCTGATGTATTTGGTAATGAACTTGAAGGTACAAGATATACGGTAGCTGATGGTATGAGGGATGGAAATGTTCTTGGTTTTGACTCGATTCCTCAGCCTACATACAAAGATAATGACCTTAGAAAAGCTGTGGCACTGGAAAAAGCTAAAGCTACTAGTGAAGAAGAGATTTCAGAAGACGAGAACAAACAGAAAATATACTATCACTGGATGGAAGAAGTCCCTATGGGCGAACAGCTTGATGATGACGGTGATCGTTTGGAAAGTATAGAAGGCCAGCTTACTGAGGCACAGTATGATCGTGATGAGCACAGAGAAGCAGTTATAAAAGATATACTTGAAAATTGGAATAGTCAGAGCCATTTTGGAAAGTTTCACGCTATACTTGCAACCAGTAGTATTTCAGAAGCAATCAAGTATTATCAGCTTTTCAAAACAAAAAATTCTCAGCTAAAAATCACAGCTGTTTTTGATCCTAGCGATAACAACAGTGAAGGTACAATTGAGAAAATTGATGGTATAGTAGAAATCCTTACTGATTATAATAATATGTTCTTTGATGGTGCTGTTGCTTTTAGAGTAAGCAATTATGCTGCTTTCAAGAAAGATGTTTGTTCCAGACTTGCTCATAAAGATCCTTATCTGGCGATAGAAAACAATAAAACAAAGTGCCTTGATATTCTTATCGTTGTAGATCAGATGCTTACTGGTTATGATTCTAAGTGGTTGAATACGCTTTATCTCGATAAGTATTATAAGTGGTCAAACATAGAAATGATAATTCAGGCTTTTTCAAGAACAAATCGAGTGTTTACAGACGATAAACCTCATGGAATAGTTCGCTATTACCGTCGTCCATATTCTATGCAGAATATAATAGCATATGCATTCGAGCAGTATTCGGGAACAAACACACTTGGTGTCTTTGTTCAGAAACTCAGACCTAATCTTGAGAACATGAATATTGTATTTAATGAGATTTCTGAATTGTTTAAGAACGCTGGAATTCCTGATTTTTCTAGATTGCCAGATAACACAGCTGATAAGCAGCAGTTTTCAAAATTATTCCGTAATCTTAATAAATTCCTTGAACCGGCAAAGGTGCAGGGATTTGTATGGGATAAACTTGAATATGAATTTGAGAACAACTATTCTGTAGTACTTCAGTTCGACGAAACTACTTATAATATTCTTCTTATGCGATATAAAGAACTGCGTAGAGGAGGATCAGGTGGGAGTGAAGATGAAGCATATGATATTGATGCTTATCTTATGTCGTTGTCTACAGATAAAATAGATTCTGCGTATATGGATTCACGTTTCAAGAAATATGTTAAATTAACTATTGACGGAACAGATGAAGAGACAAGAAGAGAAATACTGAATGAGTTGCATAAATCTTTCGCATCGCTGACTCAGGAGCAGCAGAAATATGCGAATATTCTGCTTAAAGATATTCAGAATAAAGAAATAATTATTGATGATAGCAAATCCATTATGGATTACATTAATGATTATCAGAACAGAGCTAAGAAAAAACTCATTCATGAGATATCAGAGAATCTCGGTATAAGTGAGCAGGCATTGTATTATTTCATGGAACTTCATGTTACAGAAGAAAATATCAATGCTTTCAATCGCTTTGAGGAGCTTGTACAAAAAGCGGATATTTCGAGAGCTAAATTTTATTTTGAAAGTATTGAACATACAACTTTGCCGGAAAGAAAAGTATGGCCTAAGCTCCGTAAGAAGCTAAAAGAATTCATTCTGAATGACGGAGTAGAAATCGAAGCAAATGAATAA
- a CDS encoding restriction endonuclease subunit S, with amino-acid sequence MTKKSNVPAIRFKGFTDTWEQRKLSDTVSFLSNNTLSRAELSEDTGTYKNIHYGDVLIKFGEYIDAQSTDLPFIADDEKAKKFESSKLQDGDIIIADTAEDEAVGKCVEIDNIGDLSIVSGLHTIPCRPKLKFAPAYLGFYLNSASYHDQLIPLMQGIKVTSISKSAISDTMISAPTNLSEQGKIGQFFTQLDSLITLHQRKLIKLNNVKKSLLEKMFPKNGADKPEIRFGGFTDAWEQRKLGDIADVTKLAGFEFTEHIVYSDEGNIIALRGLNVKNGQLVLDDVKYIDGSNFSKLGRSKLYVNDVLFTYVGTVGELAIIPENERFYLAPNVSRIRFKSDYDAQFMIQEMGSKSFYNHMIFPLIATSSQPALSMENIRKFVIAVPSNNIEQQQIGAFFANLDSLITLHQRKLEKLQQVKKSLLEKMFV; translated from the coding sequence ATGACGAAAAAATCGAACGTTCCTGCAATAAGATTTAAGGGATTCACGGATACTTGGGAACAGCGTAAGTTGTCTGATACAGTGAGTTTTCTCTCAAATAACACATTATCAAGAGCAGAATTAAGCGAGGATACAGGCACTTATAAGAACATTCATTACGGTGATGTTCTTATTAAATTTGGTGAGTATATAGATGCACAGAGTACCGATCTTCCATTCATTGCCGATGATGAAAAAGCGAAGAAATTTGAATCATCAAAATTGCAGGACGGAGACATAATTATTGCCGATACCGCAGAAGATGAAGCTGTCGGAAAGTGCGTAGAAATAGACAATATCGGGGATTTGAGCATTGTATCAGGTCTGCATACAATACCTTGCAGACCAAAGCTTAAATTTGCTCCTGCGTATCTTGGATTCTACCTTAATTCGGCATCGTATCATGACCAACTGATACCGCTTATGCAAGGTATAAAAGTAACCTCAATCTCAAAATCTGCTATCTCTGATACTATGATTTCAGCACCAACAAATCTAAGTGAACAAGGCAAAATCGGGCAGTTTTTCACACAGCTTGACTCTCTTATCACCCTTCATCAGCGTAAGCTTATCAAATTGAACAATGTAAAGAAATCACTTCTTGAAAAAATGTTTCCTAAAAATGGCGCTGATAAACCTGAGATAAGATTTGGTGGATTTACTGACGCTTGGGAACAGCGTAAGTTAGGGGACATTGCAGATGTTACGAAACTTGCAGGATTTGAGTTTACCGAACACATAGTTTATTCTGATGAAGGAAATATTATTGCATTAAGGGGACTAAATGTAAAAAATGGGCAGTTAGTTCTTGATGATGTAAAGTATATCGACGGTAGTAATTTCAGCAAATTAGGTCGTAGTAAACTATATGTGAACGATGTTCTGTTCACATATGTAGGTACGGTCGGCGAATTAGCAATAATCCCTGAAAACGAACGCTTTTACCTTGCTCCTAATGTTTCGAGAATCAGATTCAAAAGCGATTATGATGCTCAATTTATGATTCAAGAAATGGGAAGTAAATCGTTTTATAATCATATGATTTTTCCGCTTATTGCAACATCATCTCAACCTGCTTTGAGTATGGAAAATATCCGTAAATTTGTGATTGCAGTTCCTTCAAATAATATCGAACAGCAGCAAATTGGAGCTTTCTTTGCAAACCTCGACTCCCTTATCACCCTTCATCAGCGTAAGTTAGAAAAGCTACAGCAAGTCAAAAAATCATTACTTGAAAAGATGTTCGTATAA
- a CDS encoding restriction endonuclease subunit S, whose translation MLTYTWEQRKVGDLVKNHNTGIYISKENYGEGINVIGVGNIYDNDIFDGEIYRLGPVDDDKFLLDEGDLIYGESSLVLEGIARTVCVGKNGAGSAFAWHTRRVKLNHDIVDSHFATLELNYHPTVRKHLMNVATQTALTGMTTDGYFSAPLFLPSLREQKQISSFFKQLDTLITLHQRK comes from the coding sequence ATTTTAACTTACACTTGGGAACAGCGTAAGGTTGGAGATTTAGTTAAGAATCACAACACAGGTATATACATTAGCAAAGAAAACTATGGTGAAGGAATCAATGTAATTGGTGTTGGAAATATCTATGATAACGATATTTTTGATGGCGAAATATATCGTTTAGGACCAGTTGATGATGATAAATTTTTACTTGACGAAGGAGATTTGATATATGGTGAATCTTCATTAGTTCTTGAAGGTATTGCGAGAACAGTATGCGTTGGTAAAAATGGCGCAGGCAGTGCATTTGCGTGGCATACAAGACGAGTAAAACTGAATCATGATATTGTTGATTCTCACTTCGCCACATTGGAACTGAACTATCACCCGACTGTTAGAAAACATCTTATGAATGTAGCAACTCAGACAGCATTAACAGGAATGACAACAGATGGGTATTTTAGCGCACCATTATTTTTACCTTCGTTAAGAGAACAGAAGCAAATAAGCAGCTTTTTCAAACAGCTCGACACCCTTATCACCCTTCATCAGCGTAAGTAA
- a CDS encoding site-specific integrase, translating into MLEAITKESLFHEYYAQWIKVYKEGAIRPVTMNKYRMTLEWLKKLIPDTKMCDVNRINYQQLLNDYAQTHERQTTMDFHHQIKCAILDAVDEGLISRDPTRKAIIKGKPPRDKKIKYLNQFELHTMLITLNLGSDINWDWFIMLVAKTGMRFSEALALTPKDFDFPHQTLSINKTWDYKKGTGFLPTKNRSSVRKIQLDWQTVIQFTGLIKGLPEDKPIFVKAGQKVYNSTVNDILERHCKKAGVPVISVHGLRHTHASLLLFAGVSIASVARRLGHASMTTTQKTYLHIIQELENKDIDLVMRSLSELS; encoded by the coding sequence ATGTTAGAAGCAATCACAAAGGAATCTCTTTTTCATGAGTATTATGCTCAGTGGATAAAAGTTTACAAGGAGGGTGCGATACGTCCTGTTACTATGAATAAGTATCGTATGACACTGGAATGGCTGAAAAAACTAATTCCAGACACTAAAATGTGTGATGTGAACAGAATAAATTATCAGCAGCTTTTAAATGATTATGCACAGACACATGAGCGTCAAACGACGATGGATTTTCATCATCAGATAAAGTGTGCCATACTTGATGCTGTTGACGAAGGTCTTATTTCTCGTGATCCTACCCGTAAGGCTATAATAAAAGGAAAACCTCCGAGAGATAAGAAAATCAAGTATCTTAATCAGTTTGAACTTCATACAATGCTTATAACGCTTAATCTTGGCTCAGATATTAACTGGGACTGGTTTATAATGCTTGTGGCTAAGACAGGAATGCGCTTTTCAGAAGCATTGGCACTTACGCCTAAAGATTTTGATTTTCCTCATCAGACTCTTTCAATCAATAAGACCTGGGATTATAAAAAGGGAACGGGATTTTTACCTACTAAGAATCGTTCTTCTGTACGTAAAATTCAACTTGACTGGCAGACAGTAATTCAGTTTACAGGGCTTATAAAGGGGCTTCCTGAAGATAAGCCGATTTTTGTTAAAGCTGGTCAGAAGGTTTATAATTCTACTGTGAATGACATATTAGAACGGCATTGTAAGAAAGCTGGTGTACCTGTTATTTCGGTTCATGGACTTAGGCATACTCATGCTTCTTTGCTACTATTTGCAGGAGTTTCTATAGCCAGTGTTGCACGTCGTCTTGGACATGCAAGTATGACTACAACGCAGAAAACATATCTTCATATTATTCAGGAATTGGAGAATAAGGATATTGACCTTGTTATGCGTTCACTCTCGGAATTGAGCTGA
- a CDS encoding ATP-dependent DNA helicase: MTMHMSLRLAWHDKGWNGHICDNPCNNPYCVGAHSYPGDLIATKRDLNFESSHNGESAEKFPCEIACGLSINAFGKETIQTKVDPPDWWGEGNADAVILTLPPATACTWCYEAMYKKDVSTEAGSTQTYNYEKRFKNAQDYFSQFEEEKSLVFYYAGYSNPFSEGEEENYVIVGVSRLKKIDGFHFYENTTEEIKQKYGGGFAWQKPVTSNYPEEGFCIPYWKYIDNNELSERLVIKPINRTPFKYGSREVTNDDAIEVIHQLLETIDVLIEIGDDTEDWKKRKDWLNSVLNELWKARGPFPGMGSVLEALGLPDLIKPFFDITDDNGRKVFYKQLEELLNGETEIISGIEYNSKDLKIVRRQFQMMEDAEKELLLHLLPRFDLTTKQVRGIISDDRENVSITATVSELVENPYIIFEQYVGDDSDDSIPFYKIDNGIIPSPEYGLDEILDTGSTERLRALCVDELHRIPAHSFGKAEALLNSINARLDRLPEWKRYVYSLKNFSVEKVILNGGLFMRTDEDKNLYLYIRSVYEDERTVEDVFRKLADRADIELKIPISIEKFKKNLKNDSSKLLDNEETAEKYDHILTKQSEVCMQIFRKPICVLSGAAGTGKTTVIKAILDNIERVHGAGTSFLLMAPTGKAAERIKVQTGKPSSTIHSFLAKNGWINKNMTFKRTGGKMSQDINTLILDEASMIDLNLFATLIRAVNWNSIQRLILVGDPNQLPPIGRGKVFAETIEWLKKSEEYADSVGVLTENIRQLVNTVEGNGTGILELANVFIQEKQVNGDDSDAAAKLKSEKEEIFTKILENANGDVDKDLSVYFWKEQDDLEKVIKDRLITDMQILTGKSAETEKKLHELWSEAIKDAPERFQIISPYRGEFYGTMSINTFMQSTFNGYWSRRLNVDGIGLFDKVIQIRNRPASDKAYVYDWNARKPGRQEVFNGEIATVSPMAYETKKISWMTNIQHFQCNFSGKTRAGYSYVYGKFLGKDDKGYWIPDQKVTDNLELAYAISVHKSQGSEFDYVYIIIPNKESHLMTMELLYTALTRAQRHVTVFLQQDISTLTTMSHVEKSAVRKINSSVFEFDPLPDELLYSGDWYKEERKLATLSEYFVRSKSEVIIANMLVSENVPFVYEEPLYANDGTMFLPDFTVTFQGEKYYWEHVGRLDLPDYKAHWELKEKWYNKHFPGKLITTYESKDLSTEAMNIIKSHL; encoded by the coding sequence GATGGAATGGACATATTTGTGATAATCCATGTAATAATCCTTACTGTGTTGGTGCTCATTCATATCCTGGAGATCTAATCGCTACAAAAAGGGATCTAAATTTTGAAAGCTCTCACAATGGTGAGTCAGCTGAAAAATTTCCTTGTGAAATCGCTTGCGGATTAAGCATCAATGCTTTCGGTAAAGAAACAATACAAACAAAAGTAGATCCACCTGACTGGTGGGGAGAAGGAAATGCAGATGCTGTTATACTGACTCTTCCACCAGCAACTGCTTGTACATGGTGTTATGAAGCTATGTATAAGAAAGACGTTTCTACGGAAGCAGGAAGTACACAAACCTATAACTATGAAAAACGTTTTAAAAACGCCCAGGACTATTTTTCACAGTTTGAAGAAGAAAAATCTCTTGTTTTCTATTATGCAGGCTATAGTAATCCTTTCTCAGAAGGTGAAGAAGAAAACTACGTTATCGTAGGTGTTTCAAGATTAAAGAAAATAGACGGTTTTCATTTCTATGAAAATACTACAGAAGAAATAAAGCAGAAATACGGCGGTGGATTTGCGTGGCAGAAACCTGTTACTTCAAATTATCCCGAAGAAGGATTCTGCATTCCATATTGGAAGTATATCGACAACAACGAGTTATCTGAACGACTTGTAATAAAACCGATAAACAGAACCCCATTTAAGTATGGAAGTCGTGAAGTAACAAATGATGATGCAATTGAAGTCATTCATCAATTGCTGGAAACTATCGATGTTTTAATCGAGATTGGTGATGATACTGAGGATTGGAAAAAAAGAAAAGACTGGCTCAACTCTGTTCTTAATGAACTTTGGAAAGCACGAGGACCTTTTCCGGGAATGGGTTCTGTCTTAGAAGCGTTAGGATTACCTGATCTCATCAAACCTTTCTTTGATATAACAGATGACAATGGAAGAAAAGTTTTTTATAAGCAACTGGAAGAGCTCCTTAATGGTGAGACAGAAATTATTTCAGGAATTGAGTACAATAGCAAGGATTTAAAGATTGTACGTCGTCAGTTTCAGATGATGGAAGATGCTGAAAAAGAGCTCTTGTTACATTTACTGCCACGATTTGATCTTACTACAAAGCAAGTAAGAGGAATCATTTCAGATGATCGTGAAAATGTATCTATCACAGCTACAGTAAGTGAACTTGTCGAAAACCCATATATTATCTTTGAACAGTATGTAGGCGATGATTCTGACGACTCTATTCCTTTTTATAAAATTGATAATGGCATTATTCCTTCACCGGAATATGGTCTGGATGAAATTCTTGATACAGGATCCACAGAACGTTTACGTGCATTATGTGTAGACGAATTACACAGAATTCCAGCACATTCATTTGGCAAGGCAGAAGCTCTACTTAATTCAATAAACGCAAGACTTGACCGACTGCCTGAATGGAAAAGATATGTTTATTCTCTTAAAAATTTTAGTGTAGAAAAAGTTATCTTAAATGGCGGACTGTTCATGAGAACCGATGAAGATAAAAACCTGTATCTTTATATTCGAAGCGTATATGAAGATGAGAGAACTGTCGAAGATGTTTTCAGGAAGCTGGCGGATCGAGCAGATATTGAACTTAAAATACCTATCTCAATTGAAAAATTCAAGAAAAATCTGAAAAATGATAGTTCGAAGCTACTTGATAATGAAGAAACCGCTGAAAAGTATGATCACATCCTGACCAAGCAATCAGAAGTATGCATGCAGATTTTCAGAAAGCCAATATGTGTATTGTCAGGTGCAGCTGGCACCGGAAAAACTACAGTCATAAAAGCTATTCTTGATAATATCGAAAGAGTACATGGGGCAGGAACAAGTTTTCTGTTGATGGCTCCAACAGGTAAAGCTGCAGAGAGAATTAAAGTTCAGACTGGGAAACCATCATCTACCATTCACTCTTTTCTTGCCAAGAACGGATGGATTAACAAAAATATGACGTTTAAGAGAACCGGCGGCAAAATGAGTCAAGATATAAATACCCTCATTCTTGATGAGGCTTCCATGATTGACCTGAATTTGTTTGCAACGCTTATAAGAGCTGTAAACTGGAATAGTATACAGAGACTTATTTTAGTTGGCGATCCTAACCAACTTCCGCCTATCGGCAGAGGAAAGGTTTTTGCTGAAACGATTGAATGGCTGAAAAAAAGTGAAGAATATGCTGACAGTGTCGGTGTTCTTACCGAAAACATAAGACAACTTGTAAATACAGTTGAAGGCAATGGTACAGGTATTCTTGAACTTGCGAATGTCTTTATTCAGGAAAAACAGGTAAACGGCGATGACTCAGATGCTGCTGCAAAGCTGAAGTCAGAAAAAGAGGAAATCTTTACAAAGATTTTGGAAAACGCAAATGGGGATGTTGATAAGGATCTGAGTGTTTATTTCTGGAAGGAACAGGATGATCTCGAAAAAGTAATTAAGGACAGATTAATAACCGATATGCAAATTCTGACTGGAAAGAGTGCAGAAACAGAAAAAAAGTTACATGAACTCTGGTCAGAGGCAATCAAAGATGCACCTGAACGATTTCAGATTATCTCACCTTATCGTGGAGAGTTCTACGGTACAATGTCAATCAATACTTTTATGCAGAGTACCTTTAACGGATACTGGAGCAGAAGACTTAATGTAGATGGTATCGGTTTATTTGATAAAGTTATTCAGATCAGAAACAGACCTGCATCTGACAAGGCTTATGTTTATGACTGGAATGCAAGAAAACCTGGAAGACAAGAAGTATTTAACGGAGAAATCGCAACTGTATCTCCGATGGCATATGAAACAAAAAAGATATCATGGATGACAAACATCCAGCATTTCCAGTGTAATTTTTCAGGAAAAACAAGAGCTGGTTACAGCTATGTATACGGAAAGTTTCTTGGTAAGGATGATAAGGGATATTGGATTCCAGATCAAAAGGTAACAGACAACCTCGAACTTGCATATGCAATCAGCGTTCATAAATCACAAGGTTCTGAATTTGATTATGTATACATAATCATTCCTAATAAGGAAAGTCACCTTATGACAATGGAACTACTCTATACAGCACTTACAAGAGCACAGCGTCATGTTACGGTTTTTCTGCAACAGGATATCAGCACACTTACTACTATGAGCCATGTAGAAAAATCAGCAGTCAGAAAGATTAATTCTTCTGTATTTGAGTTTGATCCTCTTCCTGATGAATTGCTTTACAGCGGTGATTGGTACAAAGAAGAAAGAAAACTTGCTACTTTATCAGAATACTTTGTAAGATCCAAATCGGAAGTTATCATAGCAAACATGCTTGTTTCCGAAAATGTACCATTTGTATATGAAGAGCCGTTATATGCGAATGACGGTACAATGTTTCTGCCTGATTTTACAGTTACATTTCAGGGTGAAAAATATTACTGGGAACATGTCGGCAGGCTTGATTTGCCTGATTACAAGGCGCACTGGGAGCTTAAAGAAAAATGGTATAACAAGCACTTCCCTGGTAAACTGATAACCACTTATGAAAGTAAGGATCTTTCTACAGAAGCCATGAATATTATCAAATCACATTTATGA